The genomic region aagctgcttgcacagATGACCTATTCAGCCTTATTTTAGGTGGAAGATAGTCTGAGTAAATAGGCTACTATAGATGTTATCTGCAAGCCTGTTGCCTTGATGTTTGAATTGACATTTATTTTCTCCTATTCTGTTGATTTGTAGATTTACATGGGACTTACTGAAATTAAAACCGGGAGTCTCTCTCCTGTGTTTGCCGCCTCTGTCCACGTTCACCCTGATTACAACAACCTCGATGATGCCTTAGACTACAACAATGACATTGCCTTGATCAAACTGCAAGACCCAATCACATTCAACTCATCTATTATGCCAGTATGTTTGCCTGCAGAAGGTGCTACATATGTCACTGGCATGATGGGGTAAATAATCAACTTCTGAGTTTCATTTCATAATCCTGCTCAATACATTTAATGTcttcttgtattttatttattttctttgctatTAGTTTTATGAACTGAATAAATTTACCTTTAATTTAAATCTTCTTTTTGATTTTTCCCTTTATTTTGCCAATATGTGAATCTTCTGGGCAGGAGACTCTGACAAGTTCTTTTTTAGATCACCATTTACTGTCtcttacatttgtttttagaCTGGTGTCCGGCTTTGGTGTTACAGAAGCAGCCGGCAACACACGGATTTTAACAAATAAGTTGAAGTACGTGCACCTCCCTGTGGTGGAGCAGGAGACATGCAGTAATTCAAtcactttgttgaagaggacaAAGAGTGATGTACCAAGTCTGACAAATAACATGTTTTGTGCTGGAGTCCCTGAAGGTAAGAAGGACTCCTGCCAAGGTGACAGTGGAGGTCCCTTCACCCTGAGTGAAGACGGACGGTTCTGGGCTGCTGGGATTGTCAGCTGGGGGGTTAACTGTGGACAGAAGGGAACATATGGAGTCTATACCAGAGTTGCCAACTACCTGGACTGGATCAACAAGATTATGCAGGAGAACTGAAACTTTCAGTTACAAATTGATTTGAAGATATGTTgatgaaataaaagtaaaaccaTACACATctacaataaaataagaaaagataACTAATTTTGCTATAACTATACTCTGCAATACATGTTGTGTCACAAAAAAGCTATGATTTAAGATAATCTTCCAGTTGACAATAACATGATCAAGTGGTAATAAGTGGTCTACTTTTCATGACAAGAACCATTTCAAAACATCCTAAAATCACTGAATGAATGTCATACCGATTGTAAAGACATCGCATTGTATTCAAATCTCccaaaaagcatttttaatAAAGTGACATATTACAGACTTACATGTGCCTTTTCATGCATGTATCTTAGATTAGACACAGATCTTCTTTCTGGTAAATATGATAACCAGATTAGCATCTACATCAACACCCTCTTACCAACTTGTCACTGTAATACTTTGCACACTGACAGATGCCACTATTGCATATTGTTGGTTATTACTCTCTATGTCTACAGTACTAGTGAATGCTAGACCAAGATGGCAGGCTCTCCTTCCATTCactttttacagttttcattgtACTGTGCACTGTGCTGATTCTTCTACTCTACTGCACACAAACTCTGTTTTACTCCTCATTCTTATAGTTCGGTTAGTCAGTTATTGAGTCATTGCTGCCCCTGTTCTTTTCCAATTCAtacctgcatttatttttgcCAAGACAAACAAACCCTGGAGGTTAAATTCCATTGCAAAATACTACAAACTACAGCCACGTGACGTTCATGTCATTTTACCTGAAACTGTGCACAGGGACACACTTGTTGAAAACATGGGGTGGACCTTCTGTGTTATATGGTAAGCATGGTAATTTTTTTCACCTTTGTATAGCACTACTATAGCCTCAGCAGCATTGTTAAAATCTGGTCCAAGATTACTGGGGTCCAGCTGACAGACCTGAGCTCCCTTTGGAAAAAACGGGAGGTCCAGAAGACTAGACAGGTCATGAGTCATTCTGACCATGCTCTGAGTCAGGAATTCTGTTAAATGCCCTTGGGCTGGTGCTACCTCGCCCCCCATGGAAAAACTAACCGATGACCTGAGAGGCATTgtgtatttacttatttattatttactcaGGTATTTGATTCCTTTAATTAGTGTCCATACTTGGTCCATGCATAGTGACCTGTGAATTCGCTGCTTTGCTCTGTGCCCAAATGCTTATATGTTGTCACTGACAGCATGTCTGAATGTTTGATTGattgtggttgtttgtttttattttgttttttacgaCTGGTAGACTGAAACTGAAATGCCCTATGGGAGTAAAGttgtttgaattgaattgaactgaattgatatttaaataaaactaaagcaAAACTACATGgttggaaaattaaaaaaatgtgttcGTTTTCTGTTTGCATAAACTCAGCAGCATTTGAGTTTCAACTCTCTGTTTATTCACAATTCCAGGTTTCTGTGTTTGCCAGTGAGTGAGTGCTGGCAGCTACCTGACTCTGAGCCTGTAATGCACGGGGAGGTCCAGTCTCCTCAGTATCCCCGGCCTTACTATCCCAACTTGCTGAAGTACTGGGACCTTTTCGTTCCTGAGGGCTACCAGATCCAGCTGTCCCTGACACACCTGGATATTAAAACTTCCTCGGGCTGCTATCAAGACTCTTTGACGGTCAGAGCCATAGTGAAACTTAATATTATACAATAttccaataaataaaaaacaataaatcagtgtTTTTGTACTCAAGACCAGAACCCAAATTTTAGTCTTAATATCTATTACTCAACTTTGACTTGAGTGCTGACCTGTACAAACTGGGGTATTGAATTGGAACCATGACTCCATCACTTTTGCCATCCAACCATCCTTTTTCAGTCTCTCTTATCCAGTGCCGGGTCATGGTGGCAGATATCCTCTCCCCAGCAATGTTTCACAATGATATATAATCTATCCTGTGTGTTCTGAGTCTATCTCGGGCTCTCTTATCAGTTGGATGTGCCCAAGAGGCATCCTGATCAGATAACCACCTCATGTGACTCCTTTCCATCTGACAGCTCTACTCCAAGCTCTCTCCGGATGGCTGAGCTCCTTACCTTATCTCTAAGAGCCACATGAATATGCATACTTATTCTTTTGCTCTCTACACAGAGCCCACGGCCATAGGTGAGAGCTGAAACATAGATTGACTGGTACATCAAAAGCTTTGCCTTCCTGGTCAGTTTCCTCTCCACCACAACTGCTACAATGTCATATTCTAATCTAATCTCATATTATTGCTGATGTTGTTTCAATCCACCTGTCAATCTCAGACTCCAATTTACCCTCAACTTGTGAGCAAGACTCCATGATCCtggaactccttcacttggggcaGCAATTCACTACCTACCCGGAGGTGGAAATCTGTTTTCTGACAGAGAAACATGGTCTCAGAGACTTTGAGCTGCTGACTCTCCTCTTGACTGGTTCACACTTGACTGCAAACCACTCCATTGAGTGCTGAATAGGTCTGATTTATAGTGATGAGGTCTGATGAAGCTAACAGAACGCCCAATGAAAACGTGAGAGAACCACCAGCCAAGACAGCCCAACAATGTCCTGAGACTCATTCGCAATTTGTGCCTTGCTGCAGAGGAGCATGTGAGTTCCTTCCAGGCTCTTTCCATGGCTCAACAGTATGCCCAGTCAGGGTCAGCAGTTCTCTTCCCCTACTGAACATACCCTGAGTGTCCAAGACAAACAGCAAGAGATCTGATGATACAACCACAAACCCGATCATCAACTTTTAGCCTAAGGTGTCTGGTGAGTGTTCCTGCTCGAACATGGTGTTTGTTATGGCTAATCAGCACAGCACAGTAGTCCAAAAAGAGAGCACAACTTTGGTTTATATTGGGCAGACCATCCTCCTATCATCCCCTCCCGGTTTCTCCATCATTGCCCATGTGAACGTTGAAGTCCTGCAGCAGAACTATAGAGGCCCTATTGGTATCCTTTCCAGGACTCCACTTAGATACTCtaagggccagatttactaacatcccaaataaaaagagtactaaattgcgtgtgcattctaaaatattgcacgtgcaattgtagtacctgttatgggtgatcaaCTAAGAATTGTTGTGTAGACAgcaacaggtgcaaacacaatggaggtggaagtatttaaatgaggcttctgcgtgttttaatggtttccgggagggaaagcagccaatacgtaaaaaccttggtttgtttcagtCTGTGCGTCCTGAGCATGTGGAAATCATATGTACCTGACCATCAGACCTAAAATTGCactacttgggacagcacaccttaAACACTGCTTTGGGAatccccagcagaaacagatacagtatgctggaatgacccagacacAAGGAAATGCAGGCAGATTGTGCTTCTTCCTATGAAGCCTGGATACTCCAtactagggctgcacgatattAGAAAACTGACattgtgatgtttttcttttctgcgaTATATATTGCAATATTGAAAAGACAGAAATTTAACCAGATGAGACTATCCTTTCTAGAACTTTAATTCAGTCAACATATTTCAACAACCGAAAAAAAAGAGCAGCTATACACCAGCCCACTTTCAAAAGTAGCTTTTCTTTTTGGAACCAAATCCGCTATTTCAGTGGTTTTCTCCTGTTCCTCACTCATTTTCAAGATGTTTTCCACAACCAATGGGGGTGGGGCCTGCTTTGGTTATTTGATAGATTTGATTGTTAGACAGATAGCGAACTTTAACAATAAGACTCAGTAGgctgaactcccttcgtagtataGGCCACAGGCCACAGGGTTAAGTGTTTTCTATACTGAAATCCtgattgtttgctttttgtaaaactgcaatacagtataaaacatgttacaggCAAAAATGTGCAACATCAACATAAGTATATATGTATACTTATATGTATACATAATATGATTCACTCAAAGAACATAAGCAAATTAGCTAAATAAAACACAGGCAAGTAAATCATCATAAATTAGGCTTAACAGCCTGTGCTAACTCTGTAGCCTATATTTAGCCCAGCTAAACCCATGATAACGGTTAGCATGGTGATTAGCATTAGGAGGAGTCAGAACACTGATTAAGAACGATATTGTGATTGGCGGTTCCCTGTGCATGCACAGCCTGCTTGTCACTCACTAGCAACAAACTGTGTATCCAAGAACCCTTAAATTGGAGTAAATTATGTTACATCAGACAGACTTCTCTTGTAGATTAGTCATGAAAAATGAGAACCATGAGTTTTCCTTTTGtatcaagcagcaaaaaagtTCAGGTGGTTGAGTTAATTTGACTTGCTTGGTATTGTATTGttctgtgatgtgatgtgactATTGCGCATGGGCACATCATGATGCTCAAACGATATATTGCGCAGCCCTACTCCAAACTGTTATTTAGTGCATAGGCACACACAACAGGCAGAGCCTTCATCTCAGCACCTTGTAGTCGCATAGATGTGACCATATAATTCTCCGAGGAACAGAGAAGTGAAATGGCAGATCAACTAGGGGCTAAGGAGTCACTCTGACAACAGATGAGCCTCATTCATTGATCCATCAAGTACACTTAAACTTTAACTCAAGGGTTTTACTGCTACAACCTTACTAGTTCCGGTATGACCAATGACTTATTGTGGATAGTGTTAGCAAATCTGACCACATCCCTGGCCGTTAGGCTACTAATATCTTGTACCAACCAGCTAGATGATGTCATTACTGATATTTTTAACATCTCACTGTCACTGGAGAGTGTTCTTACCTGCTTCAAAACAGCCACCATTGTTATTGTGCCTGAGAAGTCTGCAGTGTCTTGTCTAAATGACTAATGTCCTGTGGCAAGTTCTTTCAGAAACTGGATTCCTAACATATCAAAAACAACATCCCAGGTAGtttggaccctcaccagtttgcatTCTGAACCATCAGATCCACAAAGGATCTCCACTTTCCTTCTGCTTCACAGGTGAAGAGGATCTCCACTGCCCTCTAATCAAGTGTTCACTCACCTTGAAACACagacatcagaatgctgtttactgatttcagctcagcattccaCACAGTGTCCTCCATTAATTAAGATGATTTTCTGAATTTTAGCACCCTTGGCTTGTGTACCACACTCacctgcaactggatattggacatCCTCAGACGGCAGACAGTTTCAATTGTCATTCACATCTTCTCcgctctagtgctcaacaccagAGCTCCTCAGGACTATGTACTCAGCCACCTCCATGACTGCAACCCCTGATATGGAGAGTACTCTGTTGTGAATTTAGTGGACGACACCACAGTCATCGGCTGGATATCAAACAATGATGATTATTTATGTTGGCAGTAAATCAACAATCTTGCAGATTTGTGCACAGAGACCAACTCACTGCTCAGTGTCAACTAAACCAAGGAGCTCATCATTTATTTTAGAAAGAAGACAGAGAAGACACATACCCCTGTCTCCATCAGTGGAGTTCAGGTGGACCAGTTGAACAGTTTCAGGTATAGAAGCAATCCAGCTTCTTTCCCCAGGCTGTGAGACATTTAAAATCACCCCCCTTACTCCctcaaaattaatattttttttttatgtcttgctctgtgttgtttgtgtgtgtgtagcataacGGGATTACAAATGTTAATTTGGTTATACAGTACAAtcgtgtgttgtaaaatgaccattaaatgaACCCTTGAACCCATGAGTAAATATTGTTCCTTCGCTTACTTTATGACTTCTGCACTCTTGTTCTACTTTTGACAACTTTATTTGTTAAGCATTTTAGCGAACTGTGTTTGTCAGAAAGTGCCTTGTCATGATCTATGGTCTTACACTGCCTTTGTCTCCTGCCAGGCCGTTATTGTAAATAAGAAACTGTTCTTAATTAacttgcctggtaaaataaaggtataataaaattTTTGCCCTTTGTACTGTGCAGGTTCTCTATGATCAAAAGGTCTTGTGGAAGTTTTGTGGCCAGGAAATTTCACGTGATCACAGAGGCCAAGAGCAGATCCTTTCTCAAGGCAACAGACTGACTCTCATATTCCAAACAAGTAACTCCACTCCAGAGTTCCAACAGCACATCGGCTTCTCTGCTACCTACAAGGCAATAGGTAGAGTTTTCCACTTCCCTCGCACACTGGTTTCTacaattacactgaacaaaattataaacgcaacacttttggttttgcctccattcatcatgagctgaactcaaagatctaagactttctctatgtacacaaaaggcctatttctctcaaatattgttcacaaatctgcaaaaatctgttagtgagcacttctcctatgctgagataatccatccacctcacagatgcagcatatcaagatgctgatcagacagcatgggtattgcacaggtgtgccttaggctggccacaataaaaggccactcaaaaatgtgcagttccatcacacagcacaatgccacagatgtcgcaagttttgagggagcgtacAATTCGCATACTGACTGCAGGAAtatccaccagagctgttgtcGTGAATTGAAGTTCAATTCTCTACCaaaagccgtctccaaaggcgtttcagagaatttggcagtacatccaaccagcCTTACAACCACAGACCACATGTAATCaaaccagcccaggacctccacatccagcatcttcacctccaagttcgtctgagaccagccacccggacagctgctgcaacaatgggtttgcataaccaaagaatttctgcacaaactgtgaCCGTCTCaaggaagctcatctgcatgctcattgtcctcatcggggtctcgacctgactgcatattcacacagccattgaagaggagtggaccaacatttcacagaccacaatcaacaacctgatcaactctatatgaaggagatgtgttgcactgtgtgaggGAAAATGGTGATCACACCAGATATTGACTAGTTTCCAGGCCctcccaatacagtgaaactgcacattttagaATGGCCTTTTATTgaggccagcctaaggcacacctgtacaatacccatgctgtctgatcagcatcttgatatgctacacctgtgaggtggatggattatctcggtaAAGGAGAAGtactcactaacacagattttgacagatttgtgaacatttgagagaaataggccttttgctTACATAGAGAAAGTTCTTTCAGTTCAgatcatgatgaatgggggcaaaaacaaaagtgttaggtttataattttgttcagtatagtTATTTCTCCCAACCTTCAAGAAAAATTCcatcttaaaaaataattaacacaGTGCTTTTCCAGGTATTTTGGTCAGTGTGATTAATATCAACAAACGTATAAAACTAAGCTAATGAACAATATAAACAtactttttatgtttatactACCTTTAGGGTAGGTTCTGCCTTTACTGACCTTCTCATTATCAGACATAGATGAGTGTTCAAAACCAGACTCTGGAGATGGCTCAGGTCCAATCTGCTCTCAGATCTGCATCAACACCCCTGGCTCTTACCGCTGCTCCTGCCACCGTGGTTATAATCTTCATTTAGACCAGCGCACGTGTTTGTGTGAgtaatatatacagttattgcATGCTTCTTTGTATGTACTTCAATGTGTATTATTCTCAGTAGTTAAAGCACGGCCAATGAGTCAGTGCAAAAAAATCCACATTTTGAGTTGATCTACTGAAATTCTTTTTCTTGCTACATATATAACATTTGATTTTGCCCCTTGTCAAGTATCCTGTGGTGGTTTTTTTGACAAGCATGAGGGACATCTGTCCAGTCCAAGGTACCCTCACCCCTCACCTCCTTTTCTGTCCTGCAAGTACATCATCTCTGTGGAGCCCAGATTCACTGTCACTCTCAACTTCACTGACAACTTCCACATAGAGAGCATGGACACTCAGCAGGGTCCCAAGTGTCTACATCACTGGCTGCAGGTATTGGCAAAGGGCTTCTTTACAACCAATGACAATAAAAAGAGGGCAACTCTAATATGCCTCAGTGtatatacatttcttttttactaCTCCTGTTGAAGATGACCATCCCAGACAGAGAGCCCATGAAGCTGTGTGGTGGAAAGAGTCCAGGTCTGATAGCTACAAATTTCAGTACTGTCAGACTGGACTACCACACTGATAATGAAGGCCTGAGTCACGGCTGGAGCCTGGACTACAGCGCAGATGGTGAGGGACGAAGGAAGAAAAACATGGTGTTTCATTTAGTTGATTGAAAAATTGGTAAACAGTCACATCTACAGTTGTAGATATGAGATTAATGTGTGGTTATCACATCCAGAGATCAAATATCCATTTCCGGGGAACATGGCTAAAGGCAGAGTGACTCTTGTCTTAGtgaatatttctaaatattCACTAAAGATTTAACTAAATCCTGACCTGTGACTGAGAATACAAGCTGATGACAGtttgatgttttctttcttttactgGCAAAATATTAATATGTCCTTGTTTTGTTCTTCTGCAGAAGTTGACTGTGGAGAACCCGAACCTTTGCTGAATGGAGGAGTGACCTTCCTGTCTGGCTTTCAGAATCAGTATGGTTCTGTTGTTCAGTATCACTGCAATGAACCTTTTTACTCTCTACCTGGGGGCGTTAATGGTGAGgtatttatgtatattattcaaaaaatataattattataaatgacAAATGTTGATATAGATTAACTAAAATAAATGCCATACTCTTGTTTCCTCTGGTCTCCAGTTAGTTTCACCTGTGAAGCAGAAGGAAAGTGGAGATCCAACCACACCGATGTCACTCCAACATGTATACCTGGTATTGATCTGCTGCCAAAATAAAACCATGTGGTGCTTAATCTATGCTCCTAAATTAATGCATATTTGAACTTAATTTATGTCTGTCTCATTTAGTCTGTGGCAAGCCTACAAAACTCATCACTGCTTATCAGAGGATCATTGGAGGCAGGCAAGCTTCAGACAATACCATCCCCTGGCAAGTGTTACTGAATATAGACGGAAGAAGGGGAGGAGGCATGGTGATTGCAGACCGCTGGATTATGACTGCAGCTCATGACCTAACACATAATGGAAAACCAGTATTAAAAGAGGCTATACGGGTGAGTGGGATACTATGTGTTATCTCCATGTTCATTGCCTCCATGTTTTTGAactgacatttattttcttgtatGCTGTTGATTTGCAGATTTACATGGGGGTTATTGATGTTAAAACTCAGAGACTCTCTCCTGTGTATGCTGCCTCTGTCCATATGCACCCTGAATACAACAACCCCAATGACTTAGACTACGACAATGACATTGCCTTGATCAAACTGCAAGACTCGATCACATTCAACTCATCCATAATGCCAATATGTTTGCCAGCAGAGGGTGCCACATACGTCACTGGCATGATGGGGTAAAAGAGTTTTGATTTCATAATGCTGCATAATCCATTTGAAATTCTTTAAAATCAATTGTCAGTTGTCTTTTTTGCCAACATGTTAATCATGTCCAGCCTCTagacagaagaagaacattGCTGCCTGTtctagatttttgttttttgtttttttcagactgGTGTCAGGCTTTGGCATTATGGAAATTTACCCCCCACGGTTAACAAATAAGCTGAAGTACGTGCAACTCCCTGTTGTGGAGCAGGAGACATGCAGTAATTCATTCACTTTGTTGAAGAAGACAAGGCAAAATATACCAAGTCTGACAAATAACATGTTTTGTGCTGGAGTCCCTGAAAGTGGGAAGGACTCCTGCTTAGGTGATAATGGAGGTGCCTTTGCCCTGAGTGACAAGGGACAGTTCTGGGCTGCTGGGATTGTCAGCTGGGGGATTGCATGTGGACAGCAGGGAACATATGGAGTCTACACCAGAGTTGCCAACTACCTGGACTGGATCAACAAGACTATGCAGGAGAActgaaatttacattttcagttaCAAAGTGATCTGAAGACGTTGATGAAATActagtcaaaacaaacacatctacAATAAAATGAGGAAAAAGAGGACTAATTTTGCTGGAATTATACTCTGCCTTCAGTTTTAATACATATTGTGTCACAAAAAGCAATGAATTAAGATAATCTTCCAGTtaacaataaaattattatCGAGTTGTAATTTCTATTTGTCATAATAAGTAGCAATTCCAAAGTTCCTGAAATGATTGAATCAATGTCAAAATGAGTGTGAAGTCATCACTGTGTAGTTAAATGTCCCAAAAGCATTATTTTAAGTGACATAATCTAGTGTTACATGTCCCTTTTCATACAAGTAGCTCAGATTAATCCCAGCTCTATAATTGATAACATAATTCAATGCTCTGTCACATTGGAATCTATTACTATCTATGAGTTGCACTtttaatctgtggagccagtaagTTCTTATAAAATTCTTGTAAGATTCAACTCCGCAAGTGAGAGTTTATAAGCCATTATTGGACCCGGTCTTCTCAAATTTATGCCTGCATTTACTTTTGCCAAGACAAATAAACCCTGGAGGTTAAATTCCATTACAAAATACTATAAACTACAGCCTGCGTGACATTAATGGTCCATTGGTGCATGAGACATTTTTCCTAAAACTGCTGTCATACATATATAAAGTTATTGCAAACATGGGATGGACCTACTGTGTAATATGGTAAGCTTGGTCAACTTCTTTTACCTTTatgttgcatgttttaatgAATCTATCTTAAACAAATGcattatatacatattattaGTGTGGAACTACACCAGAGCACTGTTTATGAGCAGTTTTTTAAGGTTGACTATAAGTAACCCATTTTTCAAAATACCATGTACAAAACTATAGTAATATTATGTGGTtgcaaatgtttaaaatgattgtgtaactttgttctttttctgtttgcatCAACTTCGGACCAGCAGCTTAGTTCCAACTCTCTGTTTATGTACAATTccaggtttctgtttttgtcagtgAGTGAGTGCTGGCAGCTGCCCAACTCTGAGCCTGTAATACATGGGGAGGTCCAGTCTCCTCAGTATCCACGGCCTTACCTTCCCAACCTCCTGAAGCAATGGGACCTCTGGGTTCCTGAGGGCTACCAGATCCAGCTGTCCCTGACACACCTGGATATTAAAGCTACTTTGGGCTGCTATCAAGACTCACTGACGGTCAGAGCCATACTATAAcctaatattatattatattctaaACAACAGATCAGTGTATTTGAACTCCAGAACGTAAATTTCAGTCTTAATATTTATTACTTAACTTTGACTTGAGTACTGAAGACCTGTACATACTGGGGTGTTTAATTGAAACCAGGGACTCCATCACttttttcatccatccatccatccatccatccatccatccattttctgctGCCTATCCAGGGTCAGCTCATTGTGACAGAAGGCTGTGAAATGGAATCCAGACATCCCTCTCCCCAGCATTATTTTCCTCTTGGGGAATCCAGAGGTGTTTTGAAGCCAGATGAGATATATAAGGAGCAGCACTCTACTCTAAGCTCCCTCGCGATGTAGATGGTTACCATATCTCTAAGGGTGAGCCCAGCAATGCTGCAGAGGAAACTAATTTCAGCCGTGTGTATGCGCAAAATTATAACCATGGGTGAGGGATGGAATGTAGATCAAGTGATAAATTGAAAGCCTTGCTTTCTGGCTAAGCCCCCTGTTCACCACAACCGTCTATTAGAGTGACTTTCACACCTGTTATCCCATACTCCTGCAGTACATCCCGACAGGACTCCCAGGGGGAAACAGTCATAAGCCTTCTCCAAGTCCACGCAACACATGTACACTGGATGGCCAAACTCCCAGGCCTATTGTCCCTTCTGATGTGAGGTTCGACAACCAGTCGGAAACCTCCTTTCCAGCACAAGGGCACATGCTTTCCCTGGGAGGATTAGCAGTGTCATACCCTGAAAATGGGAGCACACCCTCCAGTCTGCCAACTCACAAGTCACTGTCCTTG from Micropterus dolomieu isolate WLL.071019.BEF.003 ecotype Adirondacks linkage group LG03, ASM2129224v1, whole genome shotgun sequence harbors:
- the LOC123968532 gene encoding LOW QUALITY PROTEIN: complement C1r-A subcomponent-like (The sequence of the model RefSeq protein was modified relative to this genomic sequence to represent the inferred CDS: substituted 2 bases at 2 genomic stop codons), coding for MGWTFCVIWFLCLPVSECWQLPDSEPVMHGEVQSPQYPRPYYPNLLKYWDLFVPEGYQIQLSLTHLDIKTSSGCYQDSLTVLYDQKVLWKFCGQEISRDHRGQEQILSQGNRLTLIFQTSNSTPEFQQHIGFSATYKAIDIDECSKPDSGDGSGPICSQICINTPGSYRCSCHRGYNLHLDQRTCLLSCGGFFDKHEGHLSSPRYPHPSPPFLSCKYIISVEPRFTVTLNFTDNFHIESMDTQQGPKCLHHWLQMTIPDREPMKLCGGKSPGLIATNFSTVRLDYHTDNEGLSHGWSLDYSADEIKYPFPGNMAKGRVTLVLVNISKYSLKIXLNPDLXLRIQADDSLMFSFFYWQNINMSLFCSSAEVDCGEPEPLLNGGVTFLSGFQNQYGSVVQYHCNEPFYSLPGGVNVSFTCEAEGKWRSNHTDVTPTCIPVCGKPTKLITAYQRIIGGRQASDNTIPWQVLLNIDGRRGGGMVIADRWIMTAAHDLTHNGKPVLKEAIRIYMGVIDVKTQRLSPVYAASVHMHPEYNNPNDLDYDNDIALIKLQDSITFNSSIMPICLPAEGATYVTGMMGLVSGFGIMEIYPPRLTNKLKYVQLPVVEQETCSNSFTLLKKTRQNIPSLTNNMFCAGVPESGKDSCLGDNGGAFALSDKGQFWAAGIVSWGIACGQQGTYGVYTRVANYLDWINKTMQEN